The following proteins are encoded in a genomic region of Mycolicibacterium confluentis:
- a CDS encoding substrate-binding periplasmic protein, which produces MTDRGLVQPGVLTLGACSGSGPTNVLHADGGRTGFEPGLADQLAAVLGLSVQWMTLEWADLYGALAGGRIDGILYNQTITAARRELADFTRPYGVFHEAVLTVAGSNIRELDDLAGRRLGAIERTNNHVLAQAIAGDGVVSYPANAEGFDQMLEDLRRGRIDALVDNEIWLGPYTAEGFQIAFTIRTGNVYGIAVVRGSALRTPLDDAISAMERSGVLEALWQQSFPGIPYDRPQAEVEHDLDTLRALLREPAAIRVNH; this is translated from the coding sequence TTGACCGACCGGGGACTTGTGCAACCGGGTGTACTGACCCTGGGCGCGTGTTCGGGCAGTGGGCCGACGAACGTCCTGCATGCCGACGGTGGGCGCACTGGATTCGAGCCGGGTCTGGCCGATCAGCTCGCCGCCGTCCTGGGATTGTCGGTGCAGTGGATGACGCTCGAGTGGGCGGACCTGTACGGCGCTCTCGCCGGCGGCCGGATCGACGGCATCCTGTACAACCAGACCATCACGGCCGCGCGCCGAGAGCTGGCCGACTTCACGAGGCCATACGGCGTGTTCCATGAAGCGGTGCTGACGGTGGCAGGATCGAACATCCGTGAACTCGATGATCTTGCCGGTCGCAGGTTGGGTGCCATCGAGCGGACCAACAATCACGTTCTGGCGCAGGCGATAGCGGGCGACGGTGTGGTGTCCTACCCGGCGAATGCCGAAGGGTTCGACCAGATGCTGGAGGACCTTCGCCGCGGCCGCATCGACGCGTTGGTGGACAACGAAATCTGGCTTGGTCCCTATACGGCAGAGGGATTCCAGATCGCATTCACGATCCGAACGGGAAACGTCTACGGGATCGCGGTGGTTCGGGGATCTGCGCTGCGTACGCCGTTGGACGACGCGATCTCGGCGATGGAGCGATCCGGGGTGCTGGAAGCGCTGTGGCAACAGTCGTTCCCCGGAATCCCCTATGACCGCCCGCAAGCGGAGGTCGAGCACGATCTGGACACGCTGCGGGCGCTGTTGCGCGAACCTGCGGCCATTCGGGTGAACCACTAG
- a CDS encoding aldehyde dehydrogenase produces the protein MTSDDQRGRFLIGGKWIAPSGRTTIDVVCPSTEETIASVPTASVEDIDAAVGAARNAFDDGLWPRMELAERISVLRRFRGLLEENLELVAQLVTSEMGAPISQSRAIQLGAPLALLDAYVEAAEQYPFRSLRLAPTGNALVAREPVGVVAAVVPWNVPVMAAINKMVPALLTGCTVVFKPAPETPLSSYIIAELLQEAGLPDGVVNMLVADREVSEYLVSHPGVDKVTFTGSTVAGRRIAALCGEDIRRVTLELGGKSAAIILDDADLDACVEALRLGSLRNSGQICTLKTRLIVSERRRDELLDRLTGLVRSMPVGDPFDTDTQIGPLVSERQRARVEDYIASGRHQGATLVTGGGRPSSLDRGWYVEPTVFADVMPDMRIAQEEIFGPVLAVLNYADESHAIALANDSDYGLSGAVFSADIEHALAVAGRIKTGTVEINGFSAGFQAPMGGWKRSGIGREGGREGLGSYTELKAYGLPREFAEALR, from the coding sequence ATGACGTCGGATGACCAGCGCGGCCGGTTTTTGATCGGCGGAAAGTGGATCGCGCCCAGCGGCAGGACGACGATCGACGTCGTCTGCCCGTCTACCGAGGAGACGATCGCGTCGGTCCCGACCGCATCGGTAGAGGACATCGACGCCGCGGTGGGCGCTGCGCGCAACGCCTTCGACGACGGACTGTGGCCCCGAATGGAACTGGCGGAACGGATTTCGGTGCTGCGGCGCTTCCGGGGCCTGCTCGAGGAGAATCTCGAGCTGGTGGCGCAGTTGGTCACGTCAGAGATGGGTGCTCCGATCAGCCAGTCGCGGGCCATCCAGCTCGGAGCTCCGCTGGCACTGCTGGATGCGTACGTCGAGGCGGCCGAACAGTACCCGTTCCGTTCGCTGCGGCTGGCGCCGACGGGCAATGCGCTGGTAGCCCGGGAGCCGGTGGGCGTGGTGGCCGCGGTCGTGCCGTGGAACGTACCGGTGATGGCGGCCATCAACAAGATGGTCCCGGCGCTGTTGACCGGGTGCACCGTCGTCTTCAAGCCGGCGCCGGAAACACCTCTGAGCAGCTACATTATCGCCGAACTGCTGCAGGAGGCGGGGCTTCCCGACGGTGTGGTCAACATGCTCGTCGCCGATCGTGAGGTGAGCGAGTACCTGGTCTCCCACCCCGGCGTCGACAAGGTGACGTTCACGGGTTCGACGGTCGCCGGCCGCCGGATCGCCGCTTTGTGTGGTGAGGATATCCGCCGAGTGACACTCGAACTCGGCGGCAAATCGGCGGCGATCATCCTCGACGACGCGGACCTCGATGCCTGCGTGGAAGCCCTCCGGCTGGGCTCTCTGCGCAACAGCGGCCAGATCTGCACCCTGAAGACACGATTGATCGTCTCCGAACGACGCAGAGATGAGCTTCTCGACCGACTCACTGGGTTGGTGCGGTCGATGCCCGTCGGTGATCCGTTTGACACCGACACTCAGATCGGCCCGCTGGTGAGTGAGCGGCAGCGGGCCAGGGTGGAGGATTACATCGCCTCGGGACGGCATCAGGGCGCGACCCTGGTGACCGGCGGTGGCCGGCCCTCCTCGCTGGATCGTGGCTGGTACGTCGAGCCCACGGTGTTCGCCGACGTCATGCCGGACATGCGGATCGCCCAGGAGGAGATCTTCGGACCGGTACTGGCCGTGCTGAACTACGCCGATGAGAGCCACGCGATCGCGTTGGCGAACGACTCGGACTACGGGCTCAGCGGGGCGGTGTTCTCCGCGGACATCGAGCATGCTCTGGCGGTCGCTGGCCGGATCAAGACGGGAACCGTTGAGATCAACGGGTTCTCGGCGGGCTTCCAAGCCCCGATGGGCGGCTGGAAGCGCAGCGGCATCGGACGTGAAGGGGGCCGGGAAGGCCTGGGCAGCTATACCGAACTGAAGGCCTACGGCCTGCCGCGCGAGTTCGCCGAGGCGCTGCGTTGA
- a CDS encoding FadR/GntR family transcriptional regulator: MSDDVRDLIVEARASVVQDIVYAPIRGGALSQQVVRRIAEAISVGILRPGDRLPPESQFASWLGVSVAVVREALAILRETGYVETERGHGGGTVVRRGPEPPTLAEARQAMAKFTPEYVSDLMDLRVAISGEAAALAAQRAPDSALSRISELAAQMCTAESYDDYRQIDPRFHIAISGASGSTRLAAAEVRLQVEIGEMAAAILRLAPDIETSTIFHTSDDGHRDIVQALTRRDAEGSRAAMTEHVLGMRDLFVVTAARIS; this comes from the coding sequence ATGAGCGACGACGTCCGCGATCTGATCGTCGAGGCCCGCGCGTCCGTGGTTCAGGACATCGTGTACGCGCCCATCCGGGGCGGGGCGCTGTCGCAGCAGGTGGTCCGGCGTATCGCCGAGGCGATCAGCGTCGGAATCCTTCGCCCCGGTGACCGGCTTCCACCTGAGTCCCAATTCGCGTCGTGGCTGGGTGTTTCGGTGGCGGTGGTGCGCGAAGCCCTGGCCATCCTGCGGGAAACCGGATATGTCGAGACCGAGCGCGGGCACGGAGGAGGCACCGTGGTCCGGCGTGGCCCGGAGCCGCCGACGCTGGCGGAGGCTCGGCAGGCGATGGCGAAGTTCACTCCGGAGTACGTCTCGGACCTGATGGATCTGCGCGTCGCCATCAGCGGCGAAGCCGCCGCGCTGGCGGCGCAGCGGGCCCCGGACTCGGCTCTGTCGCGGATCTCTGAACTTGCCGCCCAGATGTGCACGGCCGAATCGTACGACGACTACCGTCAGATCGACCCGCGGTTCCACATCGCCATCTCGGGCGCCTCCGGCTCGACCCGGCTGGCGGCGGCAGAGGTCAGACTGCAGGTCGAGATCGGTGAGATGGCGGCGGCGATCCTCCGCCTCGCCCCGGATATCGAGACCTCGACGATCTTCCACACTTCCGACGACGGTCACAGGGACATCGTCCAGGCGCTCACCCGAAGGGACGCCGAGGGCAGTAGGGCCGCCATGACGGAGCACGTGCTGGGAATGCGTGATCTCTTCGTCGTCACGGCAGCTCGTATCAGCTGA
- a CDS encoding FadR/GntR family transcriptional regulator, with the protein MATDLEPESQFDPVDPRDLFLSPMADGNLVQQTTRRLTEAIVAGLLQIGERLPPEPVLAQLLGIAPATLRSAFAEMRRAGYLETRRGRGGGTFIAQMTTPPADTGTVRLADLDEESIQDLVDYRRAVVAYATELAAERATSAEIEALDRLVGAIEACWNLAECVRLDAQLHINAAAATGSKRLWRETAHLEMESNSVMLSVVGGSQDEEMIKLIIADHREIVSAIRARDPQRARAAVTAHIDRGCVALMTMVKSKHAKPASR; encoded by the coding sequence ATGGCGACGGATCTGGAACCGGAGTCCCAGTTCGACCCAGTCGATCCTCGGGACCTGTTCCTGTCTCCGATGGCCGACGGAAACCTGGTGCAGCAGACCACCAGGCGATTGACGGAGGCGATCGTCGCGGGCCTGCTCCAGATCGGCGAACGACTTCCACCAGAGCCGGTGCTGGCGCAACTGCTCGGCATTGCACCCGCCACCTTGCGCTCCGCGTTCGCGGAGATGCGGCGGGCCGGTTACCTCGAGACCCGGCGCGGGCGCGGCGGAGGCACGTTCATCGCGCAGATGACCACGCCGCCGGCGGATACCGGCACGGTCCGCCTCGCCGACCTCGACGAGGAGTCGATCCAGGATCTGGTCGACTACCGCCGGGCCGTGGTGGCGTACGCGACCGAACTCGCCGCGGAACGGGCGACCAGTGCCGAGATCGAGGCCCTGGACCGGTTGGTCGGTGCGATCGAAGCTTGTTGGAACCTCGCTGAGTGTGTGCGCCTCGACGCGCAGCTGCACATCAACGCGGCAGCCGCGACTGGTTCGAAACGGCTGTGGCGCGAGACCGCGCACCTGGAGATGGAGTCGAACTCGGTGATGCTCTCCGTGGTCGGCGGCTCTCAGGACGAGGAGATGATCAAGCTGATCATCGCCGACCATCGTGAAATCGTCAGCGCGATACGCGCCCGTGATCCACAGCGGGCCCGGGCGGCGGTGACGGCACACATCGATCGTGGATGTGTGGCGCTCATGACGATGGTGAAGAGCAAGCACGCCAAGCCGGCCTCCCGTTGA
- a CDS encoding acyl-CoA dehydrogenase family protein — protein MHFALTEDQEHLRAAVRELAAKFGDDYWAERDEKHEFPWDFYNAFADGGWLGIAIPEQYGGGGLGILEASLLLEEVAASGAGMNGCSTMHLTIFGLNTIVKHGSQELCQEILPRAADGSLHVCFGVTEPDAGTDTTRITTFAKRDGSDYVINGRKVWITKAGDSQKMVLIARTTPRVDAARPTDGMSLFLIDIESDQVHLNAIPKMGRNAVQSYEVFFDDHRVPESARIGEEGKGFKYLLDGLNPERILLAHEALGIGRAALRRAVTYAKERIVFDRPIGQNQGIAFPLAEAATRLDAAELMARNAAWRYDQGLSCGREANMAKYLCADAGFKAADQAIQTHGGMGYSKEFHVERYFRESRILRLAPVSQEMVLNYVSQHVLGLPKSY, from the coding sequence GTGCATTTCGCACTCACCGAGGACCAGGAACACCTGCGCGCCGCCGTGCGCGAACTGGCCGCCAAGTTCGGTGACGACTACTGGGCAGAGCGGGATGAGAAGCACGAATTCCCTTGGGATTTCTACAATGCCTTCGCCGATGGGGGATGGCTGGGTATCGCCATTCCGGAGCAGTACGGTGGCGGCGGGTTGGGGATCCTGGAGGCGTCACTGCTTCTCGAGGAAGTGGCCGCATCCGGTGCCGGGATGAACGGCTGCAGCACAATGCATCTGACCATCTTCGGGCTGAACACGATCGTCAAACACGGCAGCCAGGAGTTGTGTCAGGAGATCCTGCCGCGCGCCGCCGATGGATCGCTGCACGTGTGTTTCGGTGTCACAGAACCCGATGCAGGCACCGACACCACCCGGATCACCACTTTCGCCAAGCGCGACGGCAGCGATTACGTGATCAACGGGCGCAAGGTGTGGATCACGAAGGCCGGCGACTCGCAGAAGATGGTGCTGATTGCGCGCACCACACCTCGAGTCGACGCGGCGCGCCCGACCGACGGCATGTCGCTGTTCCTGATCGACATCGAATCAGACCAGGTGCACCTCAACGCCATCCCCAAGATGGGTCGCAACGCGGTGCAGTCGTACGAGGTCTTCTTCGATGATCATCGTGTTCCGGAGTCGGCCCGAATCGGCGAGGAGGGCAAGGGTTTCAAGTATCTGCTGGACGGCCTCAACCCGGAGCGGATTCTGCTGGCCCACGAGGCCCTCGGCATCGGCCGGGCCGCGCTGCGACGCGCGGTCACCTACGCCAAGGAGCGGATCGTCTTCGACCGTCCGATCGGTCAGAACCAGGGCATCGCGTTCCCGTTGGCTGAGGCGGCCACCCGCCTGGACGCCGCGGAACTCATGGCGCGCAACGCCGCCTGGCGTTACGACCAGGGGCTGTCGTGTGGCAGGGAGGCGAATATGGCGAAGTACCTCTGCGCAGACGCCGGTTTCAAGGCTGCCGATCAGGCCATCCAGACACACGGCGGGATGGGCTACTCGAAGGAGTTCCATGTCGAGCGCTACTTCCGTGAGTCGCGAATCCTGCGCCTGGCCCCGGTCAGTCAGGAGATGGTGCTCAACTACGTCTCACAGCATGTCCTGGGGCTGCCGAAGTCGTACTGA
- a CDS encoding HpcH/HpaI aldolase/citrate lyase family protein, giving the protein MSFVDNGPAMLFCPGNRPDRFGKARERSDTVILDLEDAVGPEEKDAAREMVAGALADLGSAAMVRVNAVGSPWHDDDLRMARASGAATVMVPKVQHRSDLDHLDGVSVLVICETARGVLRAEQILEHPNCVGVLWGGEDLTADLGGTTSRSQLGTYHGVVGLARHMTLLAAAAAGKIAVDAVHVDIPDLTGLRRESLEAVEMGFQAKACIHPSHVPVIRQSFTPSAEDVTWARGVLKAAASAGSAVFSYGGRMIDEPLLRHARRIETASTNK; this is encoded by the coding sequence ATGAGCTTCGTCGACAACGGGCCGGCGATGCTGTTCTGTCCCGGCAACCGGCCTGATCGCTTCGGCAAGGCGCGCGAGCGTTCGGACACGGTGATCCTCGATCTCGAAGATGCCGTAGGCCCCGAGGAGAAGGATGCGGCCCGCGAGATGGTGGCGGGGGCGTTGGCCGATCTTGGGTCAGCAGCGATGGTCCGGGTGAACGCCGTCGGTTCACCCTGGCATGACGATGATCTCCGGATGGCCCGTGCCAGTGGAGCAGCCACCGTCATGGTGCCGAAGGTCCAACACCGGTCGGACCTCGACCACCTCGACGGTGTCAGCGTCCTCGTCATCTGTGAGACCGCCAGGGGAGTCCTACGGGCTGAACAGATCCTGGAACACCCCAACTGCGTCGGAGTGTTGTGGGGCGGCGAGGACCTGACCGCTGACCTCGGTGGAACGACGAGTCGCTCCCAACTCGGCACCTACCACGGGGTGGTTGGGCTAGCCAGGCACATGACATTGCTGGCTGCCGCCGCTGCCGGGAAGATCGCTGTCGACGCGGTTCACGTCGACATCCCCGACCTGACCGGTCTGCGAAGAGAATCCCTGGAAGCGGTCGAAATGGGATTCCAGGCCAAAGCCTGTATCCATCCCTCCCACGTGCCGGTCATCCGGCAGTCGTTCACTCCTTCGGCCGAGGACGTGACTTGGGCCCGCGGAGTGCTGAAAGCCGCGGCGTCCGCGGGAAGCGCCGTGTTCAGCTACGGCGGCCGAATGATCGACGAGCCTTTGCTTAGACATGCCAGGCGGATTGAAACCGCATCCACCAACAAGTGA
- a CDS encoding MaoC family dehydratase, producing MEKHSPKVVEQRGLYYDEVELDTEYRHAPGRTVTEADNTLFTTLTMNPASIHLDAHRSAETQFGQRLVNSMFTLSTLVGLSVGQTTQGTTVANLGFGSVEFPKPVFVGDTLYATTRVLEKRLSKSRDDVGIVTFLHTATNQRGEVVATASRSAMMLMKPRGDAG from the coding sequence ATGGAGAAACATTCGCCGAAGGTCGTCGAACAACGCGGCCTGTACTACGACGAGGTGGAACTCGACACCGAGTACCGGCATGCACCGGGACGCACGGTAACCGAAGCCGACAACACCTTGTTCACCACACTGACGATGAACCCGGCGAGCATCCACCTCGATGCCCACCGCAGCGCCGAGACCCAGTTCGGGCAGCGCCTGGTGAACAGCATGTTCACGCTGTCGACCTTGGTGGGCCTGAGCGTCGGCCAGACCACGCAGGGGACGACGGTGGCGAATCTGGGGTTCGGCAGCGTGGAGTTCCCCAAGCCGGTGTTTGTCGGGGACACCCTCTACGCCACCACTCGGGTGCTGGAGAAACGGTTGTCCAAGAGTAGAGACGACGTGGGCATCGTTACTTTCCTGCACACCGCGACCAACCAGCGAGGTGAGGTCGTCGCCACCGCATCCCGTTCGGCGATGATGCTGATGAAGCCGCGGGGCGATGCGGGATGA
- a CDS encoding flavin-containing monooxygenase produces the protein MATQQDNSGEADFASALKTALELANVPTLQMLCVQLTGDERWLEPPYRPTRSKGVDDNDSGGLPVEVQDEIRAGAYEAIMAWRAGKPVAIPQPANDQLLRMMTVSVGESIPDDYAEVMSARFNSFLDPTIEPISAEMPESFRVVIVGAGMSGICAGVRLRQAGIPFLIVEKGPDVGGVWRQNKYPGCGVDTPSHLYSYSFAQGDWSRYFSPGDEIEDYFRTVAKEFGVYEHIQFNTEVVDASYDEAAQRWRTQVRRADGTAETIESTVVISAVGAFTTPKYPDIPGFESFKGTVVHTAQWDAGLDLTGKRVAVIGNGASAMQLVPAIVDDVESLTIFQRSKQWAAPFAKFHKDIPDAVRFLFSEIPLYEWWYRLRLTWIFDSKAYPSLQKDPEWHDPEHSLNAINDGHRRFFTRYILSELGDRQDLAPRVVPEYPPYGKRMLLDNGWFRTLTLPQVELVDVPITAVQENGITVHSGREYDFDVIIVASGFDVTRFLSTLPVHGRDGVSIREAWNDDDPRAYLGTVTPRFPNLFTLYGPNTSLGHGGAFIFIVECQVNYILSMLKQMFVSGVTEVECREDVCDKYNRTMDEMHSRMIWTHPGSRSYYTNSQGRVVVNSPWRTVDYWRFTREADLNDYHVKQGAAEPVTAAH, from the coding sequence ATGGCGACCCAGCAGGACAATTCCGGCGAAGCCGACTTCGCGAGCGCGTTGAAGACGGCGCTCGAACTGGCGAATGTCCCTACCCTGCAGATGCTTTGCGTCCAACTGACGGGTGACGAGCGCTGGCTTGAACCGCCGTACCGTCCGACTCGTTCCAAGGGGGTCGACGACAACGACTCCGGCGGACTTCCGGTCGAGGTCCAGGATGAGATCCGCGCCGGTGCCTACGAGGCGATCATGGCCTGGCGGGCCGGCAAGCCCGTCGCCATTCCGCAGCCAGCCAATGACCAGCTGCTGCGGATGATGACCGTCTCGGTGGGTGAGTCGATCCCCGATGACTACGCAGAGGTGATGTCGGCAAGGTTCAACTCGTTCCTGGATCCCACGATCGAGCCGATCTCGGCTGAGATGCCGGAGTCCTTCCGGGTTGTGATCGTCGGCGCGGGAATGTCCGGAATCTGTGCGGGGGTTCGGCTCCGCCAGGCGGGAATCCCCTTCCTCATCGTGGAGAAGGGCCCGGATGTCGGTGGTGTTTGGCGGCAGAACAAGTATCCCGGCTGCGGTGTGGACACCCCGAGCCACCTGTACTCGTACTCGTTCGCGCAGGGTGACTGGAGTCGCTACTTCAGCCCGGGTGACGAGATCGAAGACTATTTCCGCACGGTCGCCAAAGAATTCGGCGTTTACGAACATATTCAGTTCAATACCGAGGTCGTCGACGCCAGCTACGACGAGGCCGCCCAGCGGTGGCGTACCCAGGTGCGCCGCGCGGACGGTACGGCCGAGACGATCGAGTCCACTGTCGTGATCTCCGCGGTGGGTGCATTCACCACGCCGAAGTATCCGGACATTCCCGGATTCGAGTCGTTCAAGGGAACCGTCGTTCACACCGCGCAGTGGGATGCAGGCCTCGATCTGACGGGCAAGCGAGTCGCGGTCATCGGGAACGGCGCCAGCGCAATGCAGTTGGTCCCGGCAATCGTCGACGACGTCGAGTCTTTGACGATCTTCCAGCGGTCCAAGCAATGGGCCGCCCCATTCGCCAAGTTCCACAAGGACATTCCCGATGCGGTGCGCTTCCTGTTCAGTGAGATTCCGCTCTACGAATGGTGGTACCGGCTGCGGTTGACGTGGATCTTCGACAGCAAGGCCTATCCTTCGCTGCAGAAGGACCCCGAATGGCACGACCCCGAGCATTCGCTCAATGCGATCAACGACGGACACCGCCGGTTCTTCACGCGCTACATCCTCAGCGAACTCGGCGACCGGCAGGATCTCGCTCCGCGTGTCGTGCCGGAGTATCCGCCGTACGGCAAGCGGATGCTGCTGGACAATGGGTGGTTCCGGACACTGACGTTGCCGCAGGTCGAGTTGGTCGACGTGCCGATCACCGCAGTGCAGGAGAACGGGATCACCGTGCACAGCGGCAGGGAGTACGACTTCGACGTCATCATTGTCGCCAGCGGCTTCGACGTCACGCGATTCCTGTCGACGCTGCCGGTGCACGGTCGCGATGGTGTGTCCATTCGCGAGGCATGGAACGACGACGACCCACGCGCCTACCTCGGTACCGTCACCCCACGGTTCCCGAACCTGTTCACGCTGTACGGGCCGAACACCTCGCTTGGGCACGGTGGCGCATTCATCTTCATCGTCGAATGCCAGGTGAACTACATCTTGAGCATGCTGAAGCAGATGTTCGTGTCCGGCGTCACCGAGGTCGAGTGCCGAGAAGACGTGTGCGACAAGTACAACCGCACCATGGACGAGATGCACTCCAGGATGATCTGGACTCACCCGGGGTCCCGCAGCTACTACACGAACTCACAGGGCCGCGTTGTGGTCAACAGCCCCTGGCGCACCGTGGACTACTGGCGCTTCACCCGCGAAGCCGACCTGAACGACTACCACGTCAAACAGGGTGCGGCCGAGCCGGTCACGGCCGCACACTGA
- a CDS encoding IclR family transcriptional regulator produces MVSGQGETESAPARSLEHRTVSRVMSILEAVIASESAGLRLGDLADILGAPKSSIHGLAKGLVATGYLQEKGARYVQGPAVSSLLAIGGQQVHQGYRNILEQLSKSGEETAILAVLVGESVINVDVVEPTQLIRASPPLRQRRSLWPNSSGKCFLAFMPERRRDSYLRRTFDDPEQRARAQAELETIRHTGVAFNRGEGVPDLYGVASPIVVAGTEVTTAIGLAGPANRMEARLDDIARLVADAARGLSN; encoded by the coding sequence ATGGTGAGTGGACAGGGTGAAACCGAATCCGCACCCGCACGTTCCCTCGAGCACCGCACGGTCAGTCGTGTGATGTCGATTCTCGAGGCGGTGATCGCAAGCGAGTCGGCGGGGTTGCGCCTTGGTGATCTCGCCGACATCCTGGGCGCCCCGAAGTCATCCATCCATGGATTGGCAAAGGGCCTGGTCGCGACGGGTTATCTGCAGGAAAAGGGGGCGCGCTACGTCCAGGGGCCCGCGGTGTCCAGCCTCCTGGCAATCGGTGGTCAGCAGGTCCACCAGGGCTACCGCAACATCCTGGAACAGCTGTCGAAGTCAGGTGAGGAGACCGCCATCCTGGCGGTGCTGGTCGGGGAGTCGGTGATCAACGTCGATGTCGTCGAGCCGACCCAACTGATCCGTGCCTCGCCGCCGCTTCGTCAACGGCGCTCCTTGTGGCCCAACAGTTCTGGCAAGTGCTTCCTTGCCTTCATGCCGGAACGCCGCAGAGACTCATACCTCCGCCGGACGTTCGACGACCCTGAGCAGCGCGCTCGTGCTCAGGCTGAGTTGGAGACTATTCGGCATACCGGCGTGGCATTCAACCGCGGGGAGGGAGTGCCCGATCTCTACGGTGTGGCCAGCCCCATAGTGGTGGCGGGTACAGAAGTGACCACGGCGATCGGTCTGGCGGGGCCGGCCAACAGAATGGAAGCCAGGCTCGACGACATCGCCCGTCTGGTCGCCGATGCCGCGCGCGGTCTCTCCAACTAA